From the Gramella sp. Hel_I_59 genome, one window contains:
- a CDS encoding tryptophan-rich sensory protein, with protein MIKKLAVANFISVIITIAFTYYTQTGEINGKTIGEMSDKYSNLFTPAGYAFSIWGVIFLSLLAFSVYMLIQAFGNGKHTKFIKRTKFWFIVANIGTCLWSLAWLYDFPGLSVVIMFLILAKLCKIIINTEMELTDPPFKIIAFYWWPICLYSGWIAVAAIANTAAWLKETGWDGAFLSEVQWTLLMILITVALNITMIYKRNMREFAAVGVWALIAIYVKQIGQYDVIAYSAAAGALLIFLNISYHGFKNRKKQPLYRMMKGEKA; from the coding sequence ATGATCAAGAAACTAGCTGTTGCCAATTTTATTTCTGTTATTATCACCATCGCTTTCACCTACTACACCCAGACAGGAGAGATCAATGGTAAAACGATTGGAGAAATGAGTGATAAATACAGTAATCTTTTTACCCCGGCCGGGTATGCTTTTTCAATCTGGGGTGTGATATTTCTGTCTCTATTAGCCTTTTCTGTGTATATGCTTATTCAGGCCTTTGGCAACGGAAAACACACGAAGTTTATCAAAAGGACAAAATTCTGGTTTATTGTTGCCAATATTGGTACTTGTTTGTGGAGCCTTGCATGGTTGTATGACTTCCCAGGCCTTTCTGTTGTAATTATGTTCCTGATCCTGGCGAAATTATGCAAGATCATCATCAATACAGAAATGGAGTTAACAGATCCTCCATTTAAAATCATTGCGTTCTACTGGTGGCCAATTTGTTTATACTCAGGATGGATAGCAGTAGCAGCAATTGCCAATACCGCGGCATGGTTGAAAGAAACCGGCTGGGATGGAGCTTTTCTTTCTGAAGTTCAATGGACGCTCTTAATGATCCTGATTACAGTAGCTCTAAACATCACCATGATCTACAAACGAAATATGCGGGAATTTGCTGCTGTTGGAGTCTGGGCTCTCATCGCTATTTACGTAAAGCAAATAGGACAGTACGATGTGATCGCCTACTCAGCCGCAGCAGGAGCTCTTCTTATCTTTTTAAATATATCCTACCACGGTTTCAAGAATAGAAAAAAGCAGCCCTTATACCGAATGATGAAAGGTGAAAAAGCTTAA
- the pdeM gene encoding ligase-associated DNA damage response endonuclease PdeM, with protein MNIRILEQDFVLHPLGVAYWPEQEILLVADVHLGKVTHFRKHGSAVPYQAIVENFDRLDRIRKDFDPEHIIFLGDLFHSSLNMEWQIFEEWVTSIDNQVHLVAGNHDIISPLRYQELGIQIYQELKIEKFMLTHHPEEHEGLFNLCGHIHPGYKLFGFGRQMLKLPCFYKSTNQMILPAFGEFTGNYFMQPEDGDRIFAITGKEVIPIQ; from the coding sequence ATGAATATCCGTATCCTTGAACAGGATTTCGTACTGCACCCGCTAGGCGTTGCGTACTGGCCGGAACAGGAGATCCTATTGGTGGCAGATGTTCATCTTGGAAAGGTAACACACTTCAGAAAACATGGAAGCGCAGTACCCTATCAGGCAATCGTAGAAAATTTCGACAGGCTGGATAGGATACGAAAAGACTTTGACCCGGAGCATATCATTTTTCTTGGTGACCTATTCCATTCTTCGCTCAATATGGAATGGCAAATCTTTGAAGAATGGGTTACTTCTATCGACAATCAGGTTCACCTGGTTGCCGGAAACCATGATATAATTTCACCATTACGTTACCAGGAACTCGGCATCCAGATCTATCAGGAATTAAAAATTGAAAAATTCATGCTAACCCATCATCCTGAAGAGCATGAAGGTTTATTTAATTTATGCGGACATATTCACCCGGGATATAAATTATTTGGTTTCGGCAGACAAATGCTGAAATTACCGTGTTTTTACAAAAGTACCAACCAGATGATTCTCCCCGCTTTTGGAGAATTTACCGGGAATTATTTTATGCAACCTGAAGATGGAGATCGTATATTCGCTATAACCGGTAAAGAAGTGATTCCCATTCAATAA
- a CDS encoding succinate dehydrogenase/fumarate reductase iron-sulfur subunit — MNLTLKIWRQKNAETKGKMTTYQVTDISDDMSFLEMMDVLNEQLIAKGDEPVAFDHDCREGICGSCNLQINGEPHGPDRGVTTCQLHMRKFKDGDTIVIEPFRAKAFPVIKDLVVDRTSFDRIQQAGGYISVNTSGNTQDANSIPVDKESADMSFYAATCIGCGACVAACKNASAMLFTSAKVSQFSLLPQGEVEADRRVLAMVEQMDKEGFGNCTNTGACEIECPKGISLENIARMNRDYLKASVK, encoded by the coding sequence ATGAACCTTACATTAAAAATATGGCGCCAGAAAAACGCCGAAACTAAAGGAAAAATGACCACATACCAGGTTACCGATATATCTGATGATATGTCTTTCCTGGAAATGATGGACGTGCTTAACGAGCAGTTGATCGCTAAGGGTGACGAGCCTGTAGCATTTGATCATGACTGTAGAGAAGGTATTTGTGGTTCATGTAACCTGCAGATCAATGGAGAACCTCACGGTCCAGATCGTGGAGTGACCACCTGCCAGTTGCACATGAGAAAATTCAAGGATGGTGATACTATTGTGATCGAACCATTTAGAGCTAAAGCTTTTCCGGTAATAAAGGATCTTGTAGTAGACCGCACCTCTTTTGACAGAATTCAGCAGGCTGGTGGGTATATTTCTGTAAATACTTCAGGAAACACCCAGGATGCTAACTCTATTCCTGTAGATAAGGAAAGTGCAGATATGTCTTTTTATGCTGCGACCTGCATTGGTTGCGGAGCCTGTGTTGCCGCTTGTAAAAATGCAAGTGCAATGTTGTTCACCTCAGCAAAAGTTAGTCAGTTCTCACTATTACCTCAGGGTGAAGTTGAAGCAGACCGTAGAGTGCTGGCCATGGTAGAGCAAATGGATAAAGAAGGATTTGGTAACTGTACAAATACAGGTGCCTGCGAGATCGAATGTCCTAAAGGAATTTCTCTAGAGAACATCGCGAGAATGAACAGAGATTACCTGAAAGCATCGGTTAAATAA
- the mfd gene encoding transcription-repair coupling factor produces the protein MSTKLIAQNFAQSPQQRELQNALAYSENKTSNIHLKGLVGSALSFVTAGAFRDVQRPFLLIFNDKEEAAYYLNDLEQLVGEKNVLFYPGSYRRPYQIEETDNANVLLRAEVLNRINSRKKPAVIVTYPDALFEKVVTRKELDRSTLKISVGDELSIDFVNEVLFEYQFKRVDFVTEPGEFSVRGGIIDVFSFSYDEPYRIEFFGDEVDSIRTFDVETQLSTDKKKKISVMPNVENKQLNEIRESFLKYISADTAVFIKNLDLLSAQADKLFSKAKEAFEKLSEEVKHSEPVELFSDGALIKKELLNFTAVELSNTAFLKPKTEIQYHTKPQPSFNKQFDLLIENLVENQEAGYKNFICCVSDQQARRFNDILEDQDQKVDYQTPVFSMFQGFIDEDSKMVCYTDHQIFERYHKFNLKNGYAKKQAITLKELTNLEVGDYVTHIDHGIGKFGGLQKIDVEGKKQEAIKLIYGERDILYLSIHSLHKISKFNGKDGKPPKIYKLGSNAWKNLKKKTKARVKHIAYDLIKLYAKRRLEKGFKYDPDSYLQHELEASFMYEDTPDQSSATAAVKEDMESERPMDRLVCGDVGFGKTEIAIRAAFKAVDNNKQVAILVPTTILAFQHHQTFTERLKDFPVRIDYLNRFRTAKERRETLADLADGKVDIIIGTHQLVSKAVKFKDLGLLIVDEEQKFGVAVKDKLKTIRENVDTLTLTATPIPRTLQFSLMAARDLSTITTPPPNRYPIETNIIRFSEETIRDAVSYEIQRGGQVFFIHNRVENIKEVAGMIQRLVPDAKIGVGHGQMEGKKLEKLMLSFINGEFDVLVSTTIVESGLDVSEANTIFINNANNFGLSDLHQMRGRVGRSNKKAFCYFITPPYSVMTEDARKRITALEQFSELGSGFNIAMKDLEIRGAGDLLGGDQSGFINDIGFDTYQKILNEAIEELKENEFRDLYAETEDVELKDFVKDTQIDTDFELLFPDDYINNIAERLNLYTKLNELSTEEELLKFEAELEDRFGELPTQAVDLLNSVRIKWIAAKIGLERVVLKKNKMVGYFIADQNSRFYQTANFTKVLQYVQTHKQNCTMKEKQTRNGLRLLLTFDRISSIDKALKVLEPLDFREKKEELA, from the coding sequence ATGAGTACAAAACTTATCGCCCAGAATTTTGCACAATCCCCACAACAAAGGGAATTGCAAAATGCCCTTGCCTATTCTGAAAATAAAACGTCTAATATTCATCTAAAAGGACTCGTTGGTTCTGCGTTATCTTTCGTGACTGCAGGCGCTTTCAGAGATGTGCAACGTCCGTTTTTGCTGATCTTTAATGACAAGGAAGAGGCAGCCTATTATTTGAATGATCTTGAGCAACTGGTGGGTGAGAAAAACGTGCTTTTTTATCCCGGTTCTTATAGAAGACCTTACCAGATCGAAGAGACTGATAATGCAAATGTACTGCTGAGAGCTGAAGTTCTAAATCGAATCAACTCCAGGAAGAAGCCAGCAGTCATTGTTACCTATCCTGATGCTCTTTTTGAAAAAGTAGTTACGCGAAAGGAACTGGATCGAAGTACTTTGAAAATATCTGTAGGCGATGAGCTTTCGATAGATTTTGTAAACGAAGTTCTTTTTGAATATCAGTTTAAAAGGGTTGATTTTGTCACAGAACCTGGGGAATTTTCAGTAAGAGGTGGAATTATTGATGTTTTTAGCTTTAGTTATGATGAGCCCTATAGAATAGAATTTTTTGGGGATGAAGTGGACAGCATCCGGACTTTTGATGTCGAAACCCAACTTTCAACAGATAAGAAAAAGAAAATTTCGGTAATGCCCAATGTTGAGAATAAACAGCTCAACGAGATCAGGGAGAGTTTTCTAAAATATATTTCAGCAGATACTGCTGTTTTTATAAAAAATTTGGACCTGCTTTCTGCCCAGGCCGACAAGCTCTTCAGTAAAGCTAAAGAAGCTTTTGAGAAACTTTCCGAAGAGGTAAAACATAGTGAACCTGTAGAGCTCTTTTCAGACGGAGCGCTAATAAAAAAAGAACTACTCAATTTTACTGCAGTAGAACTAAGCAATACTGCATTTCTTAAGCCTAAAACTGAAATACAATATCATACCAAACCACAACCTTCCTTTAATAAGCAGTTCGATCTACTTATTGAAAACCTGGTAGAAAACCAGGAAGCTGGTTACAAGAATTTTATTTGTTGTGTAAGTGATCAGCAGGCACGCAGGTTTAACGATATTCTCGAAGATCAGGATCAAAAGGTAGATTATCAGACCCCGGTTTTTAGCATGTTTCAGGGTTTTATCGATGAAGATTCAAAAATGGTTTGCTATACAGATCACCAGATCTTTGAGCGCTACCATAAATTTAATCTGAAAAATGGGTATGCCAAGAAACAGGCGATCACGCTTAAGGAACTTACGAATCTTGAGGTGGGTGATTATGTAACACATATTGACCACGGAATAGGGAAATTTGGCGGACTCCAGAAGATCGATGTGGAAGGAAAGAAACAGGAAGCGATCAAATTGATCTACGGCGAACGCGATATCCTTTACTTGAGCATTCACTCGCTACACAAAATTTCGAAGTTTAACGGAAAAGACGGGAAGCCGCCTAAAATCTACAAACTTGGAAGCAACGCCTGGAAAAACCTGAAGAAAAAGACTAAGGCACGTGTAAAACATATTGCTTACGATCTTATAAAATTATACGCGAAACGCAGGCTCGAAAAAGGTTTCAAATATGATCCTGACTCTTATCTTCAGCATGAACTGGAAGCTTCTTTTATGTATGAAGACACGCCAGATCAAAGTTCGGCTACGGCAGCGGTAAAGGAGGATATGGAAAGTGAGAGACCTATGGACAGGCTTGTATGCGGGGACGTTGGCTTCGGAAAGACGGAAATCGCGATTCGTGCAGCATTTAAGGCGGTAGACAACAACAAGCAGGTGGCGATCCTGGTTCCTACCACTATTCTTGCTTTTCAACACCATCAAACCTTTACCGAAAGATTGAAAGATTTCCCGGTAAGAATCGATTATTTGAACAGGTTTAGAACCGCAAAAGAACGCCGCGAAACTCTGGCAGATCTGGCCGATGGGAAAGTGGATATTATCATTGGTACGCACCAGCTGGTAAGTAAAGCTGTCAAATTCAAAGATCTCGGACTTTTGATCGTTGATGAGGAACAAAAATTTGGTGTTGCCGTAAAGGATAAACTAAAAACGATTCGTGAAAACGTAGATACACTTACTCTAACTGCGACGCCAATTCCAAGAACGCTACAATTCAGTTTGATGGCTGCAAGGGATCTATCCACGATCACCACTCCGCCTCCAAACCGTTATCCTATAGAAACAAATATCATTCGTTTTTCTGAAGAAACCATTCGTGATGCTGTTTCTTATGAAATTCAGCGTGGAGGACAGGTTTTCTTTATTCACAACAGAGTGGAGAACATTAAGGAAGTTGCCGGGATGATCCAAAGACTGGTTCCAGATGCTAAAATTGGGGTTGGACACGGACAAATGGAAGGTAAGAAACTGGAGAAATTAATGCTGAGCTTCATCAATGGGGAATTTGATGTGCTCGTTTCTACTACGATCGTTGAAAGCGGACTTGATGTTTCTGAAGCTAATACGATCTTTATCAATAACGCGAATAACTTTGGATTATCAGATCTTCACCAGATGCGGGGCCGGGTTGGACGTAGTAATAAAAAGGCATTCTGTTACTTCATTACTCCGCCATATTCAGTAATGACCGAAGATGCGCGTAAAAGGATAACAGCTTTGGAACAGTTCTCTGAATTAGGAAGTGGATTCAATATTGCCATGAAAGATCTTGAGATTCGTGGTGCTGGAGACCTTCTTGGAGGGGACCAGAGCGGATTCATTAACGATATTGGGTTTGATACTTATCAGAAGATCCTGAACGAAGCGATCGAGGAATTAAAAGAAAATGAATTCCGTGATCTTTATGCTGAAACCGAAGATGTGGAATTGAAAGATTTCGTCAAGGACACACAGATTGATACCGATTTCGAATTACTGTTCCCCGATGATTATATCAATAATATCGCAGAGAGACTGAATTTATACACTAAACTGAACGAGCTTTCTACGGAAGAAGAACTACTTAAATTTGAAGCGGAGCTGGAAGACAGGTTTGGTGAATTACCTACACAGGCCGTTGATCTTCTAAATTCTGTTAGAATCAAATGGATCGCTGCCAAAATAGGGCTTGAAAGAGTGGTATTGAAAAAGAATAAAATGGTTGGTTATTTTATTGCAGATCAAAATTCAAGGTTCTATCAAACTGCTAACTTCACCAAGGTGCTACAATATGTGCAGACACATAAGCAAAACTGCACTATGAAGGAGAAACAAACCCGAAACGGACTACGACTATTACTTACTTTTGACAGGATAAGTTCTATTGATAAAGCTCTGAAAGTACTTGAGCCTTTGGATTTTAGAGAGAAGAAAGAAGAATTGGCGTAA
- a CDS encoding DoxX family membrane protein, translating to MDHKKLAYFFARITLGVNFSIHGLVRLPKLQGFAEGIMKGFEGTMLPEFMVIPFAYAIPIVELILGIMLLLGLYTNKALATSAILMIVLIAGSAFKEDWGAVSTQMLYALYIFFLIFFQENNSWSLIANKKTD from the coding sequence ATGGACCATAAAAAGCTAGCTTACTTCTTTGCCAGGATCACGCTGGGAGTAAATTTCAGTATCCATGGGTTGGTTCGACTGCCAAAACTTCAAGGCTTTGCTGAAGGAATAATGAAAGGTTTCGAAGGGACTATGCTTCCGGAATTTATGGTGATCCCCTTCGCTTACGCAATCCCGATAGTGGAATTAATTTTAGGGATAATGTTGTTACTGGGGCTATATACGAATAAAGCGCTGGCAACTTCAGCAATATTAATGATTGTTCTAATTGCAGGTAGTGCTTTTAAGGAAGACTGGGGAGCTGTTAGTACCCAGATGTTGTATGCTCTATATATTTTTTTCCTGATCTTTTTTCAGGAGAATAATTCGTGGAGTCTTATAGCTAACAAGAAAACTGACTAA
- a CDS encoding NAD(P)/FAD-dependent oxidoreductase encodes MGIDKFDVFVIGTGTAGKSVAKECVEAGLKVAIADNREFGGTCANRGCDPKKVLVGLTEILNRSQNMLGKGIEKMPEYSWKDLQDFKKKFVDAVPAATEQDLEALDIKMYHQSPKFLDESTISVEGKTVKFDKLVIATGMKPLELPIPGRELAINSDDFLELKELPESMIFIGAGYIGMEFAHIAARCGVEVTIVDSEESPLSNFDEDMVKYLKESSEELGIKFVMNARVEEIEKLQKNLRVTADQNGKKVELKARCVVNAAGRVPSIDELELKQGNVDFSKRGVLVNKNLQSISNSNVYACGDVSASEGLPLTPLASQEARVVTANIMDLDRPHEYDYPPQPSVVFTLPNVASVGLNEKQAKEKGYDFRVKMSDASDWFNSKRINDKVYAYKTLVDNETNLVLGAHLVGNEASETINMFVMAMCGKLDCATLKGMIFTYPSWSSDIKSMI; translated from the coding sequence ATGGGAATCGATAAATTTGATGTTTTTGTTATTGGAACCGGGACTGCCGGGAAAAGTGTAGCGAAAGAATGTGTGGAGGCTGGGTTAAAAGTTGCGATAGCAGACAATCGTGAATTTGGAGGAACCTGCGCAAATCGCGGTTGCGATCCTAAAAAAGTACTTGTAGGTCTTACAGAAATACTGAACAGGTCTCAGAATATGCTCGGCAAGGGTATCGAGAAGATGCCAGAATATAGCTGGAAAGACCTTCAGGATTTCAAGAAAAAATTCGTGGACGCTGTACCTGCCGCTACAGAGCAGGATCTTGAAGCGCTGGATATTAAAATGTATCATCAATCTCCAAAATTCCTGGATGAATCCACGATCTCAGTAGAAGGAAAGACCGTAAAATTTGACAAGCTGGTGATTGCTACCGGAATGAAACCTTTAGAATTGCCTATTCCAGGAAGGGAACTGGCCATTAATAGTGATGACTTTCTGGAATTGAAAGAATTACCTGAAAGCATGATCTTTATTGGTGCGGGTTATATAGGAATGGAGTTCGCTCATATTGCGGCCAGATGCGGAGTAGAAGTTACGATAGTGGATAGCGAAGAATCCCCTTTGAGTAATTTTGACGAGGATATGGTTAAATACCTGAAGGAATCTTCAGAAGAGCTGGGAATTAAATTTGTGATGAATGCGAGGGTAGAGGAGATAGAGAAGCTTCAAAAGAACCTGAGAGTTACTGCAGATCAAAATGGTAAGAAGGTCGAGCTCAAAGCCAGATGTGTTGTAAACGCAGCCGGCCGTGTGCCTTCCATTGATGAACTGGAGTTAAAACAGGGGAATGTAGACTTCTCGAAAAGAGGTGTACTGGTTAATAAGAATCTTCAGAGTATTTCAAATTCAAACGTTTATGCCTGTGGAGATGTTTCAGCAAGTGAAGGCTTGCCGCTAACTCCACTTGCATCACAAGAAGCACGTGTTGTGACCGCCAATATCATGGATCTGGACAGACCGCATGAGTATGATTATCCGCCACAACCTTCAGTTGTATTTACACTTCCTAATGTAGCTTCCGTAGGTTTAAATGAAAAACAGGCGAAAGAAAAAGGATATGATTTTCGAGTGAAGATGAGTGATGCCAGTGACTGGTTTAATTCAAAAAGAATTAATGACAAAGTCTATGCCTATAAAACGCTGGTAGATAATGAAACTAACCTGGTTCTGGGTGCTCATCTGGTAGGTAACGAAGCCAGCGAAACCATTAATATGTTCGTGATGGCGATGTGTGGAAAACTGGACTGCGCGACTTTAAAAGGTATGATCTTTACGTATCCAAGCTGGTCCAGCGATATTAAATCGATGATTTAA
- a CDS encoding methionine aminotransferase, translating into MKLESKLPGSKTSIFSVMSKMAQQYDAINLSQGFPNFETDQKLKDLVTKAMKEGHNQYPPDAGVLELREMISQKFNDLYGRYYKPETEITVTSGATEALYNSITALVQKDDEVIVLKPAYDSYEPTIQLAGGIPVQIQLKGSDYRVDWEEVASAITNRTRMIIINTPHNPTGTVLSEEDMLKLQELLKDTDIILLSDEVYQHLIFDGTIHQSASRFPELSTRSIICGSFGKTFHNTGWKTGYCVAPEELMKEIRKIHELTTFSVNHPMQRAYAEYLKQPEHYLDLAGFYQEKRDSFLKLISGSKFRSKPSKGTYFQLLDFSEITTEKDTDFAKRLVKEHQLAAIPVSVFNIDEKDHSQLRFCFAKTNDTLEKAAEILCSL; encoded by the coding sequence ATGAAGTTGGAATCGAAATTACCCGGAAGCAAAACCAGTATATTTTCTGTGATGAGTAAAATGGCTCAGCAATACGATGCGATCAATCTCTCTCAGGGCTTTCCTAATTTCGAAACCGATCAAAAACTTAAAGACCTTGTGACCAAAGCAATGAAGGAGGGCCATAATCAGTATCCGCCAGATGCCGGAGTTTTGGAATTGCGGGAAATGATTTCCCAGAAATTCAATGATCTCTACGGAAGATATTACAAACCTGAAACTGAAATCACGGTCACTTCAGGAGCAACAGAAGCACTTTATAATAGCATAACGGCCTTGGTGCAAAAAGATGACGAAGTCATTGTGCTGAAGCCGGCATACGATTCGTATGAGCCAACGATTCAGTTAGCAGGAGGTATCCCTGTACAGATCCAGTTGAAAGGCAGTGACTATAGGGTGGATTGGGAAGAAGTTGCCAGTGCTATAACGAATCGCACCAGGATGATCATCATTAATACTCCGCATAATCCAACAGGTACAGTTCTTTCCGAAGAAGATATGCTGAAATTGCAAGAACTTCTGAAGGATACTGATATCATATTACTAAGTGACGAGGTATACCAGCATTTAATTTTTGATGGGACGATTCATCAAAGTGCTTCCAGGTTTCCGGAACTTTCAACAAGAAGTATCATTTGCGGTTCCTTCGGAAAGACATTTCATAATACCGGATGGAAAACCGGTTATTGTGTAGCTCCTGAAGAGCTGATGAAAGAGATCAGGAAAATCCATGAACTCACTACTTTTTCTGTAAATCATCCTATGCAACGTGCCTATGCAGAATACCTGAAGCAACCGGAACATTATCTCGATCTTGCAGGTTTTTACCAGGAAAAAAGAGATTCCTTTTTAAAGCTTATTTCCGGTTCAAAATTCAGAAGCAAACCATCGAAAGGCACTTATTTTCAATTGCTCGATTTTTCAGAAATAACTACGGAAAAAGATACCGATTTTGCTAAAAGACTGGTAAAGGAACACCAACTTGCGGCTATCCCGGTTTCAGTATTTAATATAGACGAAAAAGATCATTCTCAGCTTCGCTTTTGCTTCGCCAAAACAAATGACACCTTAGAAAAGGCAGCTGAAATTTTATGCTCACTATAA
- a CDS encoding fumarate reductase/succinate dehydrogenase flavoprotein subunit, giving the protein MGIFESNAPKGPLAEKWVNHKNDINLVNPANKRNIDVIVVGTGLAGGSAAATLAELGYNVKTFCYQDSPRRAHSIAAQGGINAAKNYQGDGDSVYRLFYDTIKGGDYRSRESNVYRLAEVSGNIIDQCVAQGVPFAREYGGLLDNRSFGGVLVSRTFYAKGQTGQQLLLGAYSAMNRQINRGKIQTFNRHEMLDVVKVDGKARGIIARNLVTGELERHSAHAVVIASGGYGNVFFLSTNAMGSNVTASWKIHKKGAYFANPCFTQIHPTCIPVSGDHQSKLTLMSESLRNDGRIWVPKKKEDAEAIRSGKKKPTELSEEERDYYLERRYPAFGNLVPRDVASRAAKERCDAGFGVNKTGEAVYLDFSAAIMRYGKEAATTQKLNNPSDADIQKLGKKVVEAKYGNLFQMYEKIVDQNPYETPMMIYPAVHYTMGGVWVDYNLQTTIPGCFAIGEANFSDHGANRLGASALMQGLADGYFVLPYTIGHSLSEDIRTGAIPTDTAEFEAAENEVRAQLEKLVNTNGTKSVDHFHKILGKIMWNKVGMARNATGLKEAISEIQALREEFWKDVRVPGTANEMNAELEKAGRVADFLELGELFAKDALHREESCGGHFREEHQTEEGEALRDDENFMYVAAWEYTGKPADAILHKEELDYEDIEVKTRSYK; this is encoded by the coding sequence ATGGGAATATTTGAATCAAATGCACCTAAAGGCCCATTGGCAGAAAAGTGGGTTAATCATAAAAACGATATCAACCTTGTAAACCCTGCGAATAAACGTAATATAGACGTGATCGTAGTAGGTACAGGTTTAGCCGGGGGAAGCGCAGCAGCAACGCTCGCAGAACTTGGATATAATGTAAAAACATTTTGCTACCAGGATTCTCCACGTAGAGCTCACTCAATCGCAGCTCAGGGTGGTATCAATGCAGCAAAAAATTATCAGGGAGATGGTGATTCTGTTTACCGTCTTTTCTATGATACTATCAAAGGTGGAGATTACCGTTCGAGAGAATCCAACGTTTATCGTCTGGCAGAAGTATCTGGAAACATTATTGACCAGTGCGTCGCGCAGGGAGTTCCTTTCGCACGTGAATATGGTGGACTTTTAGATAACCGTTCTTTCGGTGGAGTTCTTGTATCAAGAACCTTTTATGCTAAAGGACAAACAGGACAGCAGTTGTTGCTTGGAGCATATTCAGCAATGAACCGCCAGATCAACCGTGGAAAGATCCAGACTTTCAACAGGCATGAAATGCTTGATGTAGTCAAGGTAGATGGAAAAGCTCGAGGAATCATCGCCAGAAACCTGGTTACTGGTGAACTGGAGAGACATTCTGCCCATGCAGTTGTAATCGCTTCAGGGGGATATGGAAACGTATTCTTCCTTTCTACCAATGCGATGGGAAGTAATGTTACAGCTAGCTGGAAAATACATAAGAAAGGAGCGTATTTCGCGAATCCTTGCTTTACACAAATTCACCCAACCTGTATTCCGGTTTCAGGAGATCACCAGTCAAAATTGACGTTGATGTCTGAATCACTTCGGAATGATGGTAGAATCTGGGTTCCGAAGAAAAAAGAAGACGCTGAGGCAATTCGTAGCGGAAAGAAAAAACCGACCGAACTATCCGAAGAAGAAAGAGATTATTACCTGGAAAGAAGATATCCAGCTTTTGGTAACCTGGTGCCGCGTGATGTTGCATCCAGAGCAGCCAAAGAGCGTTGCGATGCTGGTTTTGGGGTAAATAAAACTGGAGAAGCAGTTTACCTGGACTTTAGCGCTGCGATCATGAGATATGGTAAGGAAGCAGCTACTACCCAAAAACTGAACAATCCTTCAGATGCCGATATTCAAAAATTAGGTAAAAAAGTTGTGGAAGCCAAATATGGTAACCTTTTCCAGATGTACGAGAAGATCGTAGATCAAAATCCTTACGAAACTCCAATGATGATCTACCCAGCTGTACATTATACCATGGGTGGTGTTTGGGTTGATTATAATTTACAAACTACAATTCCAGGATGTTTCGCGATTGGGGAAGCTAACTTCTCAGATCACGGAGCCAACAGACTGGGGGCTTCTGCATTGATGCAAGGTCTTGCAGATGGATATTTTGTTCTTCCTTATACAATTGGACATTCACTTTCAGAAGATATTAGAACCGGAGCAATCCCAACTGATACTGCTGAATTTGAAGCTGCTGAAAATGAGGTTAGAGCTCAACTGGAAAAGCTGGTAAACACTAACGGAACTAAATCTGTAGATCACTTCCATAAGATCTTAGGAAAGATCATGTGGAACAAAGTAGGAATGGCGAGAAATGCTACCGGATTGAAGGAAGCAATTTCTGAAATTCAGGCTTTAAGAGAAGAATTCTGGAAAGATGTTCGAGTACCTGGTACTGCGAACGAAATGAATGCAGAACTTGAAAAAGCTGGTCGTGTAGCAGATTTCCTTGAACTTGGAGAATTGTTCGCGAAGGATGCACTACACAGGGAAGAAAGCTGTGGTGGTCACTTTAGAGAAGAGCATCAAACCGAGGAAGGAGAAGCACTTAGAGATGACGAGAACTTTATGTATGTAGCCGCATGGGAATATACTGGGAAACCAGCCGATGCGATACTTCATAAGGAGGAACTTGATTACGAGGATATCGAAGTAAAAACAAGGAGTTATAAATAG